Proteins from a genomic interval of Medicago truncatula cultivar Jemalong A17 chromosome 3, MtrunA17r5.0-ANR, whole genome shotgun sequence:
- the LOC11411506 gene encoding N-glycosylase/DNA lyase OGG1 yields the protein MNSLILFSIQIRAMSKRKRSPIKSLPPPLPPSTPPTPHTQTRHSTNLSKSRAWIPLNITRQELSLPLTFPTGQTFRWKNTAPSQYTGVVGSHLISLKHLHNGDVCYTLHSQSPSNDDCKTALLDFLNADVSLADTWKVFSDSDERFAELAQHLSGARVLRQDPFECLIQFMCSSNNHISRITKMVDYVSSLGTYLGCVEGFDFHAFPTLNQLSLVSEQQLRDAGFGYRAKYITGTVNVLQSKPEGGEEWLYSLRKLELEDVISELIKLPGVGPKVAACIALYSLDQHHAIPVDVHIWRIAQKYILPELAGSKLTQKLHSRVAEAFVTKFGKYAGWAQAVLFIAELPSQKAILPSHLRATKQQSPANIENSEEEIE from the exons ATGAATTCATTGATTTTGTTTTCCATCCAGATAAGAGCAATGTCGAAGAGAAAAAGATCCCCCATAAAATCACTACCTCCTCCTCTTCCACCTTCAACACCACCAACaccccatacccaaacccgccACTCCACCAACCTCTCAAAATCCCGGGCATGGATCCCTCTCAACATAACCCGACAAGAACTCTCCTTACCTCTCACCTTCCCCACCGGTCAAACCTTCCGCTGGAAAAACACCGCACCTTCTCAATACACCGGTGTCGTTGGGTCCCACCTTATTTCCCTCAAACATCTCCACAACGGCGACGTTTGCTACACCCTTCACTCCCAATCTCCCTCCAACGATGATTGCAAAACGGCATTGCTTGATTTCTTAAACGCGGATGTTTCTCTTGCTGACACGTGGAAGGTGTTTTCGGATTCCGATGAAAGATTTGCGGAACTAGCACAACATTTGAGTGGTGCTAGGGTTTTGAGACAAGATCCCTTTGAATGCTTGATTCAGTTTATGTGTTCTTCTAATAATCATATTAGTAGAATTACTAAAATGGTTGATTATGTTTCGTCTCTCGGAACTTACTTGGGTTGCGTCGAAGGCTTCGATTTCCACGCTTTTCCTACTCTGAACCAGCTTTCATTAGTTTCTGAACAGCAACTAAGAGACGCTGGTTTTGGTTACAG GGCTAAGTATATAACTGGCACTGTGAATGTTTTGCAATCAAAACCTGAAGGTGGGGAAGAATGGCTTTATTCTCTTCGCAAATTGGAGCTTGAAGATGTAATATCCGAACTCATCAAGTTACCTGGAGTGGGTCCTAAAGTGGCTGCTTGTATAGCTCTTTACTCACTTGATCAACACCATGCAATTCCTGTTGATGTTCATATTTGGCGG ATTGCCCAAAAGTATATCTTACCCGAGCTTGCAGGTTCCAAGTTGACACAGAAACTTCACAGTCGTGTTGCAGAGGCTTTTGTCACAAAATTTGGTAAATATGCTGGCTGGGCTCAAGCTGTTCTATTTATTGCTGAGTTGCCTTCACAAAAGGCCATTCTACCTTCACATTTGAGGGCTACCAAACAGCAGAGTCCAGCAAATATAGAAAACAGTGAAGAAGAAATTG AGTGA
- the LOC120579695 gene encoding putative protein FAR1-RELATED SEQUENCE 10, which yields MLDTYKGSSLRSLSPLEEQVYNIFTKYAFKKFQEEFERATQYKICEENHVEFTVKYYKEQHSQKHKVLWDGDVVGCSCKHFEFWGILCRHVLTIFFHKDCFEIPTSYLPLRWCRDEFQRPVEVNMMLSEGEPIENVENTVDLIKNPPRSNTKGRPKTKRSKGGMELSKRARSCTFCKRRGHNVTTCPD from the coding sequence ATGTTGGATACATACAAGGGATCATCACTTCGATCTTTATCCCCTTTAGAGGAGCAAGTTTAcaatattttcacaaaatatGCTTTCAAGAAGTTTCAGGAGGAGTTTGAGAGGGCAACTCAATACAAGATTTGTGAAGAAAATCATGTAGAATTTACTGTGAAATATTACAAGGAGCAACATTCACAAAAGCATAAAGTCTTATGGGATGGTGATGTGGTTGGTTGTAGCTGCAAGCACTTTGAGTTTTGGGGTATTCTTTGTCGTCATGTATTGACAATATTCTTTCATAAAGATTGTTTTGAGATTCCAACAAGTTACTTGCCATTACGTTGGTGTCGTGATGAATTTCAAAGACCGGTTGAAGTAAATATGATGCTTAGTGAAGGAGAACCTATTGAGAATGTGGAGAATACAGTAGACTTAATTAAAAATCCGCCAAGGTCTAATACAAAAGGTCGTCCCAAAACAAAACGATCAAAAGGAGGAATGGAATTGTCAAAGAGAGCAAGAAGCTGTACTTTTTGCAAGAGAAGGGGGCACAATGTTACAACTTGTCCGGACTAA
- the LOC11408949 gene encoding beta-galactosidase 16, producing the protein MGEWWRFLLHALILTVSLCTVHGANVTYDRTSLVINGHHKILFSGSIHYPRSTPQMWPDLISKAKEGGLDVIQTYVFWNLHEPQQGQYEFNGRFDLVGFIKEIQAQGLYVTLRIGPYIESECTYGGLPLWLHDVPGIVFRTDNDQFKFHMQRFTTKIVNMMKSANLFASQGGPIILSQIENEYGSIQSKFRANGLPYIHWAAQMAVGLQTGVPWMMCKQDDAPDPVINACNGMQCGRNFKGPNSPNKPSLWTENWTSFLQAFGGAPYMRSASDIAYNVALFIAKKGSYVNYYMYHGGTNFDRLASAFIITAYYDEAPLDEYGLVRQPKWGHLKELHASIKSCSQPLLDGTQTTFSLGSEQQAYVFRSSTECAAFLENSGPRDVTIQFQNISYELPGKSISILPGCKNVVFNTGKVSIQNNVRAMKPRLQFNSAENWKVYTEAIPNFAHTSKRADTLLDQISTAKDTSDYMWYTFRFNNKSPNAKSVLSIYSQGDVLHSFINGVLTGSAHGSRNNTQVTMKKNVNLINGMNNISILSATVGLPNSGAFLESRVAGLRKVEVQGRDFSSYSWGYQVGLLGEKLQIFTVSGSSKVQWKSFQSSTKPLTWYQTTFHAPAGNDPVVVNLGSMGKGLAWVNGQGIGRYWVSFHKPDGTPSQQWYHIPRSFLKSTGNLLVILEEETGNPLGITLDTVYIKN; encoded by the exons ATGTGGCCTGACTTAATTTCCAAAGCCAAAGAAGGAGGATTAGATGTCATACAAACTTACGTGTTTTGGAATCTTCACGAACCTCAACAAGGCCAG TATGAGTTTAATGGAAGGTTTGATTTAGTGGGATTCATTAaagaaattcaagcacaaggtTTATATGTGACCCTTCGAATTGGACCATATATTGAGAGTGAATGCACTTATGG ggGTCTACCATTATGGTTACATGATGTTCCTGGAATTGTATTTAGAACTGATAATGATCAATTTAAG TTTCACATGCAAAGATTCACTACCAAAATAGTCAACATGATGAAATCAGCCAATCTTTTTGCTTCACAAGGAGGACCTATCATACTATCCCAG ATTGAGAATGAATATGGCAGCATTCAAAGTAAGTTTCGAGCGAATGGGTTGCCTTATATTCATTGGGCTGCCCAAATGGCCGTGGGACTTCAAACCGGTGTGCCTTGGATGATGTGTAAACAAGATGATGCTCCTGATCCAGTG ATCAACGCATGCAATGGCATGCAATGTGGGAGAAACTTTAAGGGGCCAAACTCACCTAACAAGCCTTCACTATGGACAGAGAATTGGACTAGTTT TTTACAAGCTTTTGGTGGAGCACCATACATGAGATCAGCTTCAGACATTGCCTATAATGTTGCCTTGTTCATAGCAAAGAAAGGAAGTTATGTCAATTATTACATG TACCATGGAGGAACCAATTTTGATAGATTGGCCTCTGCTTTCATAataacagcttattatgatgAGGCTCCACTGGATGAATATG GTTTAGTTAGACAACCAAAATGGGGACATCTTAAGGAGCTACATGCTTCAATCAAGTCATGTTCACAACCTCTACTTGATGGAACTCAAACCACCTTCAGCTTAGGCTCAGAGCAACAA GCTTATGTTTTCAGAAGTTCCACAGAATGTGCTGCTTTCTTGGAAAATAGTGGACCTAGGGATGTGACAAtccaatttcaaaatatttcgTATGAATTGCCTGGGAAATCAATCAGTATCCTACCAGGCTGCAAGAATGTAGTCTTCAACACCGGCAAG GTGAGTATACAGAATAATGTCAGAGCAATGAAACCACGATTACAGTTCAATTCAGCTGAAAATTGGAAAGTGTATACAGAAGCCATCCCTAATTTTGCTCATACTTCGAAAAGAGCAGATACATTATTAGATCAAATCAGTACAGCAAAAGATACATCTGACTATATGTGGTACACTTTCAG GTTTAATAACAAATCTCCTAATGCAAAATCTGTTCTTAGTATATACAGTCAAGGAGATGTTTTGCATTCTTTCATCAATGGAGTTTTAACAG GTTCTGCACATGGAAGTCGCAACAATACGCAAGTTACAATGAAGAAAAATGTCAATCTAATAAACGGGATGAACAACATCTCCATACTTAGTGCAACAGTGGGATTGCCG AACTCGGGAGCATTTCTAGAGAGCAGAGTTGCTGGTTTGCGTAAAGTGGAAGTCCAAGGAAGAGATTTCAGTAGTTACTCATGGGGATATCAG GTTGGGTTGTTGGGAGAAAAATTACAAATCTTTACAGTCAGTGGATCAAGTAAAGTTCAGTGGAAAAGTTTTCAAAGCTCCACTAAACCACTCACATGGTATCAG ACCACATTCCATGCACCAGCTGGCAACGATCCTGTAGTGGTTAACCTTGGTTCTATGGGAAAGGGACTTGCTTGGGTTAATGGCCAAGGTATTGGTCGATATTGGGTATCTTTCCACAAACCAGATGGAACTCCTTCACAACAATG GTATCACATACCACGTTCCTTCCTAAAATCTACAGGGAACCTACTTGTTATACTTGAAGAAGAAACTGGAAACCCCTTAGGAATCACTCTAGACACAGTATACATCAAGAATTGA